The Parashewanella tropica genome window below encodes:
- the thiC gene encoding phosphomethylpyrimidine synthase ThiC → MSTNTRNESLHSEGHFENSNKQPQTRRERREYAEQYINNLRPEQFPNSEKIYVEGSRPDIQVGMRRIYQTDTVLGGTKDDPITEPNPPIDVYDCTGPYSDFDYEINVHKGLKQVRKGWIEEREDTELLPKVSSEYTQQRLADDGLDHIRFEDLPTPRKAKKGKCVTQMHYARQGIITPEMEYVAIRENMGRAELAKTELGKRDKGESFGAIMEPITPEFVRSEVARGRAVIPSNINHPEAEPMIMGRNFLVKVNSNIGNSAVTSSIEEEVEKMIWSVKWGADTLMDLSTGRYIHETREWLVRNCPVPVGTVPIYQALEKVNGVAEDLTWEVFRDTLIEQAEQGVDYFTIHAGVLLRYVPMTAKRVTGIVSRGGSIMAKWCLSHHKESFLYTHWREICEICAEYDVSLSIGDGMRPGSIADANDEAQFAELETQGELTKIAWEYDVQVFIEGPGHVPMHKIKENMEKQLKHCDEAPFYTLGCQVTDIAPGYDHFTSAMGGAQIGWYGVAILCYVTPKEHLGLPNKEDVKQGMIAYKIAAHAADVAKGHPTAQIRDNALSKARFEFRWEDQINLGLDPDTAKAYHDETLPQESAKVAHFCSMCGPKFCSMKITQDVREYAASLEKGVEVQSHQNYVNAIEQEVMAGFEQKAKEFNESGAEVYHTLESENA, encoded by the coding sequence ATGAGCACCAACACTCGAAACGAAAGCCTTCATTCAGAAGGTCATTTTGAAAACAGTAACAAACAACCGCAAACCCGTCGTGAACGCCGCGAATACGCAGAGCAGTACATCAACAACTTAAGACCAGAGCAATTTCCCAACTCTGAAAAAATCTATGTAGAAGGTAGCCGTCCTGACATTCAGGTAGGGATGCGTCGAATTTACCAAACCGATACAGTTTTAGGCGGCACTAAAGATGACCCTATCACTGAGCCAAATCCTCCGATTGATGTTTACGATTGTACTGGTCCATATTCAGACTTTGATTATGAAATCAACGTTCATAAAGGGCTAAAGCAAGTAAGAAAAGGCTGGATTGAAGAACGTGAAGATACCGAGTTATTACCAAAAGTATCTTCCGAATACACTCAGCAGCGACTTGCTGATGATGGCTTGGACCACATACGTTTTGAAGATTTACCAACTCCGCGTAAAGCGAAGAAAGGTAAGTGTGTTACCCAAATGCACTACGCTCGCCAAGGCATTATCACGCCTGAAATGGAATACGTTGCCATACGCGAAAACATGGGACGTGCAGAATTAGCAAAAACTGAGCTAGGTAAACGTGATAAAGGCGAAAGCTTTGGTGCAATCATGGAGCCAATTACTCCAGAGTTTGTTCGTTCAGAAGTTGCACGTGGCCGTGCCGTCATTCCATCAAACATTAACCACCCAGAAGCTGAACCTATGATCATGGGTCGTAACTTCTTGGTGAAAGTGAACTCAAACATTGGTAATTCGGCGGTAACTTCTTCAATTGAAGAAGAAGTTGAGAAGATGATTTGGTCAGTAAAGTGGGGGGCCGATACTCTGATGGATCTGTCTACAGGTCGTTATATTCATGAAACTCGTGAATGGCTGGTTCGTAACTGTCCAGTGCCTGTAGGTACAGTACCGATTTACCAAGCGCTTGAAAAAGTAAATGGGGTTGCTGAAGACCTTACTTGGGAAGTGTTCCGCGATACGCTGATTGAACAAGCTGAGCAAGGTGTCGATTACTTCACGATTCACGCAGGTGTATTACTGCGCTATGTACCTATGACGGCTAAACGAGTAACAGGCATTGTTTCTCGTGGTGGTTCTATCATGGCGAAATGGTGCTTGAGTCATCATAAAGAAAGTTTCTTATATACTCATTGGCGTGAGATCTGTGAAATTTGTGCTGAATATGACGTGTCGCTTTCAATTGGTGATGGTATGCGTCCGGGGTCGATTGCTGATGCCAATGATGAAGCTCAGTTTGCTGAGTTAGAAACCCAAGGTGAATTGACCAAGATTGCATGGGAATATGACGTGCAAGTATTCATCGAAGGTCCTGGTCATGTGCCAATGCACAAGATCAAAGAGAACATGGAAAAGCAGCTTAAACACTGTGATGAAGCGCCTTTCTATACCCTTGGTTGTCAAGTAACAGATATTGCACCGGGTTATGATCACTTTACATCCGCAATGGGGGGAGCGCAAATCGGTTGGTACGGTGTGGCAATTCTTTGCTATGTCACGCCAAAAGAACACTTAGGCTTACCGAACAAAGAAGACGTAAAGCAAGGCATGATTGCCTACAAGATCGCGGCACATGCGGCTGACGTTGCAAAAGGGCACCCAACTGCGCAGATCCGTGATAATGCTCTGTCTAAAGCACGTTTTGAATTCCGTTGGGAAGATCAAATTAACCTTGGTCTAGATCCTGATACAGCCAAGGCATATCACGATGAAACACTGCCACAAGAATCGGCAAAAGTGGCTCATTTCTGTTCAATGTGTGGTCCTAAATTTTGCTCAATGAAAATTACTCAAGATGTACGAGAGTATGCTGCATCATTAGAAAAAGGTGTTGAAGTTCAAAGCCACCAAAACTATGTGAATGCCATTGAACAAGAAGTAATGGCAGGCTTTGAGCAAAAGGCTAAGGAGTTCAACGAATCAGGAGCTGAGGTTTACCACACTCTTGAGTCAGAAAATGCGTAG
- a CDS encoding AraC family transcriptional regulator ligand-binding domain-containing protein — translation MLTPAFYRDKSLRCQPFVLSLVALFKQRGLTADKLLKGTGIFLADFRQTEKLLSPQQFNQLIHNAKKLWKGDDLPFLLGQFWLAEQSQELASGLISANDATQAFSFWHQFKWLTHPWLQLSFLETEDYWHIIFSLDNGGHQHQVFLYENLFANLQSVYKQMTKKQLIAQYSFPYAQPQQLAYYHKYFGQNLEFSAPVCRMSICKTEIQPLQSQANHYSSKRLIHRGTYKSLKLQPYRIGLEGFIRKRLKSKKISLDEMAKQLNLSPASLKRRLKECQTSYQVLQDEAQLINALIALSKLEPNDVAKKMDYQDSSNFRRSFKRWTGALPQSYRLWLA, via the coding sequence ATGCTAACTCCTGCATTTTATCGCGATAAGTCTTTGAGATGTCAGCCGTTTGTACTGAGTTTGGTTGCATTATTTAAACAAAGAGGACTCACAGCGGATAAACTGCTTAAGGGAACAGGAATTTTTTTAGCTGATTTTAGACAAACGGAAAAGCTGTTATCGCCACAACAGTTCAATCAGTTAATCCATAACGCTAAAAAGCTGTGGAAAGGAGATGATTTACCTTTCCTACTCGGGCAATTTTGGTTAGCAGAACAATCTCAAGAACTCGCTTCTGGGCTCATTTCGGCAAATGATGCAACTCAGGCATTTTCTTTTTGGCATCAATTTAAGTGGCTTACTCATCCTTGGCTGCAATTATCATTTTTAGAGACAGAAGATTACTGGCATATAATATTCAGTCTTGATAATGGTGGGCATCAACATCAAGTTTTTTTGTATGAAAACCTGTTTGCTAATTTGCAATCGGTTTATAAGCAAATGACCAAGAAACAACTTATCGCACAATATAGCTTCCCTTATGCACAGCCACAACAATTGGCTTATTATCATAAATATTTTGGACAAAATCTTGAGTTTTCAGCGCCTGTTTGTCGAATGTCAATTTGTAAAACAGAGATTCAGCCACTTCAATCACAGGCTAACCATTATTCATCAAAGAGGCTCATCCATCGAGGTACTTATAAGAGCTTAAAGCTTCAACCTTATCGAATTGGGCTAGAAGGATTTATTCGTAAGCGCTTAAAAAGTAAAAAAATCAGCCTTGATGAAATGGCTAAGCAGTTAAATTTAAGTCCTGCCTCTTTAAAAAGAAGGTTGAAAGAGTGTCAAACAAGTTATCAAGTGTTGCAGGATGAAGCTCAATTGATTAATGCCTTAATCGCATTGTCGAAACTTGAACCCAATGATGTAGCTAAAAAAATGGATTATCAAGATAGTAGTAACTTCCGTCGCTCTTTTAAGCGTTGGACAGGCGCATTACCGCAAAGCTATCGATTATGGTTGGCTTAG
- a CDS encoding GGDEF domain-containing protein, with protein sequence MKFGVNSINWRWLSVIIVALLAPLILMLQFLPIKQSVAVDWLDIVTEGALFAVSFCWLLVVYSARPKGWVTNFLLIGLSFYSFGCYLDIMDEIFIRNDLGLIINIIEKLPTPLGLTILTIGLWQWRKEQRIINQQLHNREQFIRQHHLIDPLTQLNDVRSFEYHLERSVKQNLKFGLVMFDLDNFAEFNKVHGIAGGDKFLNEVSHWLSYRSRNCDLICRYAGDRFIAMVESNSDHFVPILAKEISDALAFYDIHVSHSWILPSEVESLNCYQVSDEESILFRLIGSLNQKMESIKFKNTSDNAWKVQC encoded by the coding sequence ATGAAATTTGGGGTTAATTCGATCAACTGGCGTTGGTTATCAGTGATTATCGTAGCATTACTCGCTCCTTTAATACTTATGTTGCAATTTTTACCAATCAAACAGAGTGTTGCTGTCGATTGGTTGGATATCGTTACTGAGGGTGCATTGTTTGCGGTAAGTTTTTGTTGGTTGTTAGTGGTATACAGTGCAAGACCTAAGGGGTGGGTTACCAATTTTCTTTTAATTGGTCTTAGTTTTTATAGCTTCGGTTGTTACCTAGATATTATGGATGAAATCTTTATTCGAAATGATTTAGGTCTTATTATCAATATCATAGAGAAACTTCCAACACCTCTTGGGTTAACGATTTTGACAATTGGACTTTGGCAGTGGCGCAAAGAACAGCGAATAATTAACCAACAACTTCACAACCGTGAACAGTTTATCCGCCAACACCATCTTATTGATCCTCTCACTCAACTTAATGATGTTAGAAGTTTTGAATATCACCTTGAGCGATCGGTAAAACAAAATCTAAAATTCGGATTAGTCATGTTCGATTTAGATAACTTTGCAGAATTTAATAAGGTTCATGGAATCGCTGGTGGAGATAAATTCCTTAACGAAGTCAGTCATTGGTTAAGCTACCGTTCGCGAAACTGTGATCTGATTTGCCGTTATGCAGGGGATAGATTTATCGCTATGGTTGAATCGAATAGTGATCACTTTGTTCCTATTTTGGCAAAAGAGATCTCTGACGCTTTAGCATTCTATGATATCCATGTCAGTCATTCTTGGATACTACCTTCAGAAGTCGAGTCTTTAAATTGTTATCAAGTTTCTGATGAAGAATCCATTCTATTTAGATTGATTGGTTCATTAAATCAAAAAATGGAATCCATAAAGTTCAAAAATACGTCGGATAACGCTTGGAAGGTACAATGCTAA